The following proteins are co-located in the Candidatus Krumholzibacteriia bacterium genome:
- a CDS encoding ubiquinone/menaquinone biosynthesis methyltransferase, which produces MTDHTPHNTTGQRAEVHDRQIRDMFAGIAGVYDRMNGLLSLGLDARWRERLVRSIDADAHDVLDACTGTGELVLTAARMGRGERHVASDFCVPMLEAGVANNRLARTARVLAADTQRLPFADGSFDAVMVAFGLRNLGSLDQGLADIARVLRPGGQLLVLEFFRVRRAWMEAPVSFYLSRVVPALGRIVGGAPEAYAYLPSSMGRFVTVAEFRRRLSAAGFEPEPLVRPQTFGIAHLVVARKA; this is translated from the coding sequence ATGACCGACCACACCCCGCACAACACGACCGGCCAGCGGGCCGAGGTCCACGACCGTCAGATCCGCGACATGTTCGCAGGGATCGCTGGCGTGTACGACCGCATGAACGGGCTGCTCAGCCTGGGACTCGACGCGCGCTGGCGCGAACGGCTGGTGCGCTCGATCGACGCGGACGCCCACGACGTTCTCGATGCCTGCACGGGGACCGGCGAGCTCGTGCTCACGGCTGCTCGCATGGGCCGCGGTGAGCGCCATGTGGCCAGCGATTTCTGCGTGCCGATGCTCGAGGCCGGTGTCGCGAACAACCGCCTGGCCCGTACGGCACGGGTGCTCGCCGCCGACACGCAGCGCCTGCCCTTCGCCGATGGCTCCTTCGACGCCGTCATGGTGGCCTTCGGCCTACGGAACCTGGGCTCCCTCGACCAGGGCCTGGCCGATATCGCCCGTGTGCTCCGTCCCGGAGGGCAGCTCCTGGTGCTCGAGTTCTTCCGTGTGCGCCGGGCATGGATGGAAGCGCCCGTGTCCTTCTATCTGTCGCGGGTCGTGCCGGCGCTCGGCCGGATCGTGGGCGGAGCTCCCGAGGCCTACGCGTACCTGCCCTCGTCCATGGGTCGATTCGTCACCGTTGCCGAATTCAGGCGCCGTCTGAGCGCTGCGGGCTTCGAGCCGGAGCCGCTGGTCCGTCCACAGACATTCGGAATCGCTCATCTCGTGGTCGCGCGGAAGGCCTGA